The following proteins are co-located in the Pseudomonas fluorescens genome:
- a CDS encoding short chain dehydrogenase, with translation MKILLIGASGTIGSAVKAELAQRHEVISVGRTHGDFQVDISDSASIRKLFEQTGKFDALVCAAGSVNFVPLGDMSETDFELGLRDKLMGQVNLLLIGREYANDGASFTFTSGILNRDPIRTGASAALVNGALDAFVKAAAIELPRGLRVNSVSPTVLLEAMGSYAPYFRGYKPAPAADVALAYAKSVEGLQTGQTFIVG, from the coding sequence ATGAAAATCCTATTGATTGGTGCCAGCGGCACAATCGGCTCGGCCGTCAAAGCAGAACTCGCCCAGCGTCACGAGGTGATCAGCGTCGGTCGCACCCATGGGGACTTCCAGGTGGACATCAGTGACAGCGCTTCAATCCGCAAGCTATTCGAACAGACCGGCAAGTTCGATGCCCTGGTCTGCGCGGCTGGCAGTGTGAATTTCGTGCCGTTGGGTGACATGAGCGAAACCGATTTTGAACTGGGCCTGCGCGACAAGCTGATGGGCCAGGTCAACCTGCTGTTGATCGGTCGCGAATACGCCAACGATGGCGCCTCGTTCACCTTCACCAGCGGCATTCTCAACCGTGACCCGATCCGCACCGGCGCATCTGCCGCACTGGTCAACGGCGCACTGGATGCCTTCGTCAAAGCTGCCGCGATCGAGTTGCCACGGGGCCTGCGCGTCAATTCCGTGAGCCCGACCGTGCTGCTGGAAGCCATGGGCAGCTACGCGCCCTACTTCCGTGGCTACAAACCTGCACCCGCTGCTGATGTGGCATTGGCCTACGCGAAAAGTGTCGAAGGTTTACAGACGGGCCAGACCTTTATCGTCGGCTGA
- a CDS encoding LysR family transcriptional regulator translates to MSEMDDLAAFAVLIEAGSFTVAAEQLGCSKGQLSKRISQLEARFCVVLLHRTTRKLSLTAAGAALLPQAQALVVQVERARQALARLKDDLAGPVRMTVPVSLGETFFDGLLLEFSKQYPQVQIELELSNSYRDLARDGFDLGVRMGAIENERLVAKPLLAWHEMTCASPAYLEQHGEPLTPADLAAHTCLLNSHYSGREEWLYHQQHELLRVRVSGTFASNHYNLLKKAALVGAGIARLPSYVLPAELADGRLRWLLRDYQTRSMPMHLVHPYQGGLPRRTQVLADYLVDWFKRSGETLDRL, encoded by the coding sequence ATGAGCGAGATGGATGACCTGGCGGCGTTTGCCGTGCTGATCGAAGCCGGCAGTTTTACCGTCGCGGCCGAGCAGTTGGGGTGCAGCAAGGGCCAGCTGTCCAAGCGCATCAGCCAACTGGAAGCGCGGTTTTGCGTGGTGTTGCTGCACCGCACCACCCGCAAGTTGAGCCTGACCGCAGCCGGTGCGGCGTTGTTGCCCCAGGCCCAGGCGCTGGTGGTACAGGTGGAGCGCGCCCGACAGGCATTGGCGCGGCTCAAGGACGACCTGGCCGGGCCGGTGCGTATGACGGTTCCGGTGTCGTTGGGGGAAACCTTCTTCGATGGTTTGCTGCTCGAGTTTTCCAAGCAGTACCCGCAGGTGCAGATCGAACTGGAATTGAGCAACAGTTACCGGGACCTGGCGCGCGATGGCTTTGATTTGGGCGTGCGCATGGGGGCCATCGAAAACGAGCGTCTGGTGGCCAAGCCATTGCTGGCCTGGCATGAGATGACCTGCGCCAGCCCGGCCTATCTGGAACAGCACGGCGAGCCGCTGACCCCGGCGGACCTGGCAGCTCATACCTGCCTGTTGAACAGTCACTACAGCGGGCGTGAAGAATGGCTGTACCACCAGCAACACGAATTGCTGCGTGTGCGGGTCAGCGGCACATTCGCTTCCAACCACTACAACCTGTTGAAAAAAGCCGCACTGGTGGGCGCCGGTATCGCCCGCCTGCCGTCCTACGTTTTACCGGCGGAACTGGCTGACGGTCGATTGCGCTGGCTCTTGCGCGATTATCAGACTCGCAGCATGCCGATGCATCTGGTTCACCCGTATCAGGGCGGCTTGCCGCGCCGCACTCAGGTGCTCGCCGATTACCTGGTGGATTGGTTCAAGCGCAGCGGTGAAACGTTGGACCGGCTTTAA
- a CDS encoding DoxX family protein gives MNTSPTCLVKRTIALFEKIPYSLIAFLARFSIAAVFWKSGQTKVEGFAIDLISGTFQLGEPRLAASTLPLFRSEYHVPLLSPEVAAHMAAFAEHFFPVLILVGLATRFSALALIGMTLTIQLFVYPDAYPTHGTWLALLLLLVAKGPGSLSIDHLIARRYR, from the coding sequence ATGAACACTTCCCCTACTTGCCTGGTAAAACGGACCATCGCTCTGTTCGAAAAAATCCCCTACAGCCTGATCGCCTTTCTCGCGCGTTTTTCGATTGCAGCGGTGTTCTGGAAGTCGGGGCAAACCAAGGTCGAAGGCTTTGCCATCGACCTGATCAGCGGCACGTTCCAACTGGGCGAACCACGCCTTGCCGCCTCCACCCTGCCGCTGTTTCGCAGTGAATATCACGTGCCTTTGCTGTCGCCGGAAGTCGCCGCGCACATGGCAGCCTTTGCCGAACACTTTTTTCCGGTGTTGATTCTGGTCGGCTTGGCCACACGCTTCTCGGCCCTGGCCCTGATTGGCATGACCCTGACCATTCAACTCTTCGTCTACCCCGACGCGTACCCGACCCATGGCACCTGGCTTGCCTTGTTGCTACTGCTGGTCGCCAAAGGCCCGGGCAGCCTGTCGATTGATCACCTGATTGCACGTCGCTACCGTTAA
- a CDS encoding HvfC/BufC N-terminal domain-containing protein — MSLQDAFASALLAPDPVCPEGLFSSNGADPASRFAVYRNNVHSALINALATAYPVTLQLVGEAFFRAMASLYVQACPPNSPLISEYGSSFADFIQGFEPAASVPYLADIARLERLRVRAYHAADVAPLQQQAVLQALQTQTHLGELRLQLHPSLATLNSAYAIVAVWAAHQTEGAIASLNAWHAQSALVLRQGLAVKVFAIDAGSVAFINSLNHGAGLEMAVTQALEAASEFDLNQCLTLLISHDAITHLHTEQKESP; from the coding sequence ATGAGCCTTCAAGATGCGTTTGCCAGTGCCCTGCTCGCACCCGACCCGGTCTGCCCCGAGGGTCTGTTCAGCAGCAACGGCGCCGATCCGGCCAGCCGCTTTGCGGTGTATCGCAACAACGTCCACAGCGCGCTGATCAATGCGCTGGCGACGGCCTATCCCGTCACGTTGCAATTGGTCGGCGAGGCATTCTTTCGCGCCATGGCCAGCCTCTATGTACAGGCCTGCCCGCCCAACAGCCCACTGATCAGTGAATACGGCAGCAGCTTTGCCGACTTTATCCAGGGCTTCGAGCCGGCTGCCAGCGTGCCCTACCTGGCTGATATCGCGCGCCTGGAACGCTTGCGGGTGCGCGCCTATCACGCGGCGGATGTTGCGCCACTGCAACAACAGGCCGTGTTGCAGGCACTGCAAACCCAAACCCACTTGGGCGAACTACGCCTGCAACTGCATCCCTCACTCGCCACGTTGAACTCCGCCTACGCGATCGTCGCCGTCTGGGCAGCGCACCAGACCGAGGGGGCCATTGCCAGTTTGAATGCCTGGCATGCGCAAAGTGCCTTGGTGTTACGCCAGGGGCTGGCCGTCAAGGTATTCGCAATAGACGCAGGTTCGGTCGCGTTCATCAACAGCCTCAACCACGGCGCTGGGCTGGAAATGGCCGTGACCCAGGCCCTGGAAGCCGCCAGCGAATTCGACCTGAACCAGTGCCTGACCCTGCTGATCAGCCACGACGCCATCACTCATTTGCACACAGAACAAAAGGAATCGCCATGA
- the bufB gene encoding MNIO family bufferin maturase, whose translation MMTLSPQHTVSPAQAPGLPCRAGLGLKNEHFSEVLETSPDIGFFEVHAENYMVAGGPFHHYLGLIREQYPLSLHGVGLSIGGEGPLNREHLARLATLIERYQPHSFSEHLAWSSHGPVFLNDLLPLAYDAATLKRVCEHIDQVQSTLKQPMLLENPSTYLQFQRSTLDETDFISEIIRRTGCGLLLDVNNVYVSCINHQRDPLSYIDALPLRAVGEIHLAGFAEDTDSLGDRLLIDDHGAPVDNAVWQLYQHVLMRTGPVATLIERDNHVPAFSVLHAEVQHADWHLSQVNQ comes from the coding sequence ATGATGACGCTTTCTCCCCAACACACGGTCTCACCCGCTCAGGCGCCCGGGCTCCCTTGCAGGGCCGGGCTGGGGCTGAAGAACGAGCACTTCAGCGAAGTGCTCGAAACCTCGCCCGACATCGGTTTTTTTGAAGTGCACGCCGAAAACTACATGGTTGCCGGCGGCCCGTTCCACCATTACCTGGGGTTGATCCGCGAGCAGTACCCACTGTCGTTGCACGGCGTGGGTCTGTCCATCGGCGGCGAAGGCCCGTTGAACCGTGAGCACCTGGCACGGTTGGCCACGCTGATCGAACGCTATCAACCCCACTCTTTTTCCGAACACCTGGCCTGGTCCAGCCACGGCCCGGTGTTTCTCAACGACTTGCTGCCCTTGGCTTACGATGCCGCCACCCTGAAACGGGTGTGCGAACACATCGACCAGGTGCAAAGCACCCTCAAGCAGCCGATGCTGCTGGAGAATCCGTCGACCTATCTGCAATTCCAGCGCTCCACCCTGGACGAGACAGACTTCATCAGCGAGATCATTCGCCGCACCGGTTGCGGCCTGTTGCTGGACGTCAACAACGTCTATGTGTCGTGCATCAATCACCAGCGAGATCCCCTTTCCTACATTGACGCACTGCCATTGCGTGCCGTGGGAGAGATTCATCTGGCCGGATTTGCCGAAGACACTGACAGCCTGGGCGATCGCCTGCTGATCGATGACCATGGTGCGCCCGTCGATAACGCCGTATGGCAGTTGTACCAACACGTCCTTATGCGTACGGGCCCGGTGGCCACGCTGATTGAGCGCGATAACCACGTGCCGGCCTTCAGCGTGCTGCACGCCGAAGTCCAACACGCCGACTGGCATCTGTCGCAGGTGAACCAATGA
- a CDS encoding BufA1 family periplasmic bufferin-type metallophore, protein MTTKSRSLSAATLVLALGSALSLSALTSTAHAADDMQKCFGVAEAGKNDCAAGAGTSCAGTSKLKDQANAWKLVPAGTCTKTPSSTSPTGFGQETAFTAKS, encoded by the coding sequence ATGACGACTAAATCCCGTTCGCTGTCCGCCGCCACCCTCGTTCTGGCCCTGGGTTCGGCCCTGAGCCTGTCCGCCCTGACAAGCACCGCGCACGCCGCCGATGACATGCAGAAGTGCTTTGGTGTCGCCGAAGCCGGCAAGAACGATTGCGCCGCAGGCGCTGGCACTTCCTGCGCCGGCACCTCGAAACTCAAGGACCAGGCCAACGCCTGGAAGCTGGTCCCTGCCGGCACCTGTACCAAAACCCCGAGCAGCACCTCACCGACCGGTTTCGGCCAGGAAACAGCCTTCACCGCCAAGTCCTGA
- a CDS encoding nitroreductase family protein yields the protein MYHINPAALVFEDGKEDCWVDYSSGHNGVKISKSLGRLIAEHCGQAVNADLVKEAIARDNTLSEAGIDTLLAHVCLPALAQPKSGYHRATQNHPFLDMSQGLSALEADAQIMAAYVKEHAYPAVELSIESGNDVALIDAINLDIDELRNSVFYQFSMIMSGTFGVRLHQPAYYDGERDYHQVELLKKSIPSGGARHPTECFVEIHRSSIIAPGVYYFSPIDSSLKLITPQLPDSMEAERISSSDADWVVRLVLCAAVRRSMFRYRDPRSFRALLVDAGHAEAQLSALASYCNWHYTSRFVVDFEYAKSFSDESLDDGLPAFSIGLLEGWN from the coding sequence ATGTATCATATAAATCCCGCGGCATTAGTGTTTGAAGACGGTAAAGAAGACTGTTGGGTTGACTACTCGTCAGGCCATAATGGCGTCAAGATTTCCAAGAGTTTGGGCAGGCTCATTGCCGAGCACTGCGGCCAGGCGGTCAATGCCGATCTGGTAAAGGAAGCCATTGCGCGTGATAACACCCTCAGTGAGGCTGGCATTGACACCTTGCTGGCCCATGTTTGCCTGCCTGCGCTGGCGCAGCCCAAGTCCGGCTATCACCGTGCGACCCAGAACCACCCTTTCCTGGACATGTCCCAAGGTCTTTCGGCGTTGGAGGCAGATGCTCAGATCATGGCAGCCTACGTCAAGGAACATGCGTACCCCGCTGTCGAGTTGAGTATTGAGTCAGGCAATGATGTTGCGCTCATTGACGCCATTAATCTGGACATCGATGAATTAAGAAACTCTGTTTTCTATCAGTTCAGTATGATTATGTCTGGAACCTTTGGCGTGCGTTTGCACCAACCGGCGTATTACGACGGCGAGCGTGATTATCACCAAGTTGAACTGCTCAAGAAGTCCATTCCTTCCGGCGGCGCCCGGCACCCCACGGAATGTTTTGTCGAAATACATCGTTCGTCGATAATTGCGCCGGGTGTCTACTATTTTTCCCCGATCGATAGTTCGCTTAAATTAATTACCCCGCAGTTGCCCGACTCAATGGAGGCTGAGCGCATTTCAAGTTCGGATGCCGACTGGGTGGTGAGGCTGGTATTGTGTGCCGCGGTAAGGCGATCAATGTTCCGCTACCGTGATCCCCGAAGTTTTCGTGCCTTGCTCGTCGACGCCGGTCATGCAGAGGCGCAATTGTCGGCGTTGGCCAGTTATTGCAACTGGCACTACACATCACGCTTTGTCGTGGACTTCGAGTACGCAAAAAGCTTCAGCGACGAGTCTTTGGATGACGGCCTTCCTGCGTTTTCCATCGGTTTGCTGGAAGGGTGGAATTAA
- a CDS encoding phytanoyl-CoA dioxygenase family protein yields the protein MNGLSPLKDAYEREGYVVVRELLDRQKLALLAEKLIQQLRKHRITDGFTEIGQPRFKEPEQADPDFLKFVDVMRSELTEELFQAPKVIEVMKLLFDTDEVFVHPIKWVRGLAPLDSSMHSSPGVHQDFPELQGSGQQITLWAPFFNVDEGSGSLPVYTKKPGETLLPLELALNPSGWQVCPDVLGAKNVFALRPGDVLLFNTFTPHGGATNTGTGWRCSIEARFQPLAEPLALSNFAKPLLTQDWQTFYAGWRTWGFYWRDRHPPLIPFDPSWEHWRDLTAIGEAVKGNKNAVAALEIAARFGMSEPIKSCAQGLLESFERIYDQ from the coding sequence ATGAACGGACTTTCGCCGCTGAAGGATGCCTACGAGCGAGAGGGTTATGTCGTTGTTCGCGAGTTACTTGATCGCCAGAAATTGGCACTGCTCGCTGAAAAACTGATCCAGCAATTGCGCAAGCATCGAATAACGGATGGTTTCACCGAGATTGGTCAGCCGCGCTTCAAGGAACCAGAGCAGGCTGATCCGGACTTTCTGAAGTTTGTCGACGTCATGCGCAGCGAATTGACCGAAGAACTCTTTCAAGCGCCCAAGGTGATTGAGGTGATGAAGCTGCTCTTCGACACCGATGAGGTGTTCGTTCATCCGATCAAATGGGTGCGCGGTTTGGCACCCTTGGATTCTTCCATGCACTCCTCACCGGGCGTTCACCAGGACTTTCCGGAATTGCAGGGCAGTGGTCAGCAGATCACCCTGTGGGCACCCTTTTTTAATGTCGATGAAGGGTCGGGATCGCTGCCGGTTTACACCAAAAAACCAGGTGAAACCCTGTTACCGCTCGAGCTGGCACTCAACCCATCAGGATGGCAAGTCTGCCCCGACGTGCTGGGCGCAAAAAACGTTTTCGCATTACGTCCGGGTGATGTACTGCTGTTCAATACGTTTACCCCGCATGGGGGAGCGACCAATACCGGCACAGGTTGGCGTTGCAGTATCGAGGCACGGTTTCAGCCGCTCGCTGAGCCTTTGGCACTCAGTAATTTTGCCAAGCCGCTGTTGACCCAGGATTGGCAAACGTTCTACGCAGGGTGGCGGACCTGGGGGTTTTACTGGCGGGACAGGCATCCGCCGCTTATTCCCTTTGATCCATCCTGGGAGCATTGGCGGGATCTGACCGCTATCGGGGAAGCGGTTAAAGGTAACAAGAATGCGGTGGCGGCCCTCGAAATCGCTGCCAGGTTCGGTATGTCCGAACCCATCAAGTCATGTGCCCAGGGGTTGCTCGAGTCCTTTGAACGTATTTACGACCAATAA
- a CDS encoding MFS transporter yields MKNRFADFFISRNFSFLWLGQALSSFGEFVFESTVIVWLVTDLFHDSAFLPTAVGLAVAASAIPRVLVAPLAGAWVDRMAPLYVMIAADGIRVLNFLIFFVIYSLAGLDPMQVLVGVLLLLLVNSTAAQFFNPSRQAIMQVVIPSARRVEASAKAMFSLTGISVLSASLGPALFVWVGPALALLINVLAFACSALCIASTQGLRRTLLAEQQRLPFWHGVLAGLRFSWGHASIRTLLIGVALYGFSLGVNNVALSLYAFKTLGLSPYEYGLILAAFPVGGLIAAVLVRPLLKSLSTRQAFTLALLCMGFSYLAYSLHPPFYLAWALMFSCGLFFSVFAIVQGPMLQEAVPEGYMGRVSATVTPVLAIASLTGTLVCSQTLNVAQRVIAYFDAPLDVYGAYIFLAAGLLLLGGALMLAGQRASKGELVATL; encoded by the coding sequence GTGAAGAACCGCTTTGCAGATTTTTTCATCAGCAGAAATTTCTCATTCTTGTGGCTGGGGCAAGCCCTCTCATCGTTTGGCGAGTTCGTTTTCGAGAGCACCGTCATTGTGTGGCTGGTGACTGACTTGTTTCACGACAGTGCGTTCTTGCCGACGGCTGTAGGCCTGGCGGTGGCGGCCTCTGCTATTCCGCGTGTATTGGTGGCCCCACTGGCCGGGGCTTGGGTCGATCGGATGGCCCCGCTGTACGTGATGATCGCGGCGGATGGGATTCGGGTGCTCAACTTCCTGATCTTTTTCGTGATCTATTCCCTGGCCGGGCTGGACCCGATGCAAGTGCTTGTCGGCGTTCTGCTCTTGTTGTTGGTGAACAGCACGGCTGCACAGTTTTTCAACCCGTCACGCCAGGCGATCATGCAAGTGGTCATCCCTTCGGCACGACGCGTTGAGGCATCGGCCAAGGCGATGTTTTCCCTGACGGGCATTTCAGTGTTGTCGGCGTCCCTTGGGCCGGCATTATTTGTGTGGGTGGGCCCCGCCCTGGCACTGCTGATCAATGTGCTGGCTTTTGCCTGTTCGGCCCTGTGCATAGCGTCTACCCAGGGCCTGCGCCGGACCTTGCTGGCCGAGCAACAACGGCTGCCCTTCTGGCATGGAGTGCTCGCAGGGCTACGGTTTTCCTGGGGGCACGCCTCGATTAGGACGTTGTTGATCGGTGTGGCGTTATATGGGTTTTCCTTGGGGGTCAATAACGTCGCATTGTCCTTGTATGCATTCAAAACCTTGGGCTTGAGCCCTTATGAATACGGCCTGATTCTCGCGGCGTTCCCTGTCGGCGGCTTGATTGCTGCCGTGCTGGTCCGGCCGCTGTTGAAGTCATTGAGCACGCGCCAGGCCTTTACCCTTGCATTGCTGTGCATGGGGTTCAGCTACCTGGCGTATTCGCTGCATCCGCCGTTTTACTTGGCCTGGGCGCTGATGTTCAGCTGTGGGTTGTTCTTCTCGGTGTTTGCGATTGTGCAAGGGCCGATGCTCCAGGAAGCCGTGCCGGAAGGTTACATGGGGCGTGTGTCTGCAACAGTCACGCCGGTGCTGGCCATCGCCTCATTAACCGGTACGCTGGTGTGCTCTCAGACGTTAAATGTGGCACAGCGTGTCATAGCCTATTTCGACGCGCCGCTGGATGTGTACGGCGCGTATATCTTCCTGGCGGCGGGCTTGTTGCTATTGGGCGGGGCATTGATGCTGGCAGGCCAGCGCGCGAGCAAGGGGGAGTTGGTCGCGACGCTTTGA
- a CDS encoding ABC transporter ATP-binding protein, whose product MLQFENVSTFYGKIQALHSVNVEVRQGEIVTLIGANGAGKSTLLMTLCGSPQAHSGSIRYMGEELVGQQSSQIMRKSIAVVPEGRRVFSRLTVEENLAMGGFFTDKGDYQEQMDKVLHLFPRLKERFSQRGGTMSGGEQQMLAIGRALMSKPKLLLLDEPSLGLAPIIIQQIFDIIEQLRKDGVTVFLVEQNANQALKIADRAYVLENGRVVMQGTGEQLLTDPKVREAYLGG is encoded by the coding sequence ATGCTGCAATTCGAAAACGTTTCCACTTTCTACGGCAAGATCCAGGCCCTGCACAGCGTCAACGTCGAAGTGCGCCAAGGCGAGATCGTCACGCTGATCGGCGCCAACGGTGCCGGCAAATCGACCTTGCTGATGACCCTGTGCGGTTCGCCGCAGGCCCACAGCGGCAGCATCCGCTACATGGGTGAAGAGCTGGTGGGCCAGCAGTCTTCACAGATCATGCGCAAAAGCATTGCCGTGGTGCCTGAGGGCCGTCGGGTGTTCTCGCGCCTGACCGTGGAAGAGAACCTGGCCATGGGCGGGTTCTTTACCGACAAGGGCGATTACCAGGAGCAGATGGACAAGGTGCTGCACCTGTTCCCAAGGCTCAAGGAGCGCTTCAGCCAGCGCGGCGGCACCATGTCCGGTGGCGAGCAGCAAATGCTCGCCATCGGCCGTGCGCTGATGAGCAAGCCCAAGTTGCTGTTGCTGGACGAACCGTCCCTGGGCCTGGCACCGATCATCATCCAGCAGATCTTCGACATCATCGAACAGCTGCGTAAGGACGGTGTCACGGTGTTCCTGGTCGAGCAGAACGCCAACCAGGCGCTGAAAATCGCCGACCGAGCCTACGTGCTGGAAAACGGCCGGGTGGTGATGCAGGGCACCGGGGAGCAATTGCTGACGGATCCGAAGGTGCGTGAAGCCTATCTTGGTGGCTGA
- the livG gene encoding high-affinity branched-chain amino acid ABC transporter ATP-binding protein LivG translates to MSREILKVENLSMRFGGLLAVNGVALTVKEKQVVALIGPNGAGKTTVFNCLTGFYKPSGGSILLDGQPIQGLAGHEIARKGVVRTFQNVRLFKDMTAVENLLIAQHRHLNTNFFAGLFKTPAFRKSEREAMEYAEYWLDKVNLTEFANRPAGTLAYGQQRRLEIARCMMTRPRILMLDEPAAGLNPKETEDLKALISVLREENNATVLLIEHDMKLVMSISDHIVVINQGTPLANGTPEQIRDNPEVIKAYLGEA, encoded by the coding sequence GCGGCTTGCTGGCGGTCAACGGCGTGGCCCTGACCGTGAAAGAGAAACAGGTGGTGGCGCTGATCGGCCCGAACGGCGCCGGCAAAACCACGGTGTTCAACTGCCTCACCGGTTTCTACAAGCCGAGCGGTGGCAGCATCCTGCTGGACGGCCAGCCGATCCAGGGCCTGGCCGGTCACGAGATCGCCCGCAAGGGCGTGGTGCGCACCTTCCAGAACGTGCGCTTGTTCAAGGACATGACGGCGGTCGAGAACCTGCTGATTGCCCAGCACCGTCATTTGAACACCAACTTCTTTGCAGGCCTGTTCAAGACCCCGGCGTTCCGCAAAAGCGAGCGCGAGGCCATGGAATACGCCGAATACTGGCTGGACAAGGTCAACCTCACCGAGTTTGCCAACCGCCCGGCCGGCACCCTCGCCTACGGTCAGCAACGTCGTCTGGAAATCGCCCGCTGCATGATGACCCGCCCGCGGATCCTCATGCTCGACGAACCGGCCGCCGGCCTGAACCCCAAGGAAACCGAAGACCTCAAGGCGCTGATCAGCGTGTTGCGTGAGGAAAACAACGCCACGGTGCTGTTGATCGAACACGACATGAAACTGGTTATGAGCATTTCCGACCACATAGTGGTGATCAACCAGGGTACGCCGCTGGCCAATGGGACGCCGGAACAGATCCGCGACAATCCCGAAGTGATCAAAGCCTATTTGGGGGAAGCGTAA